The segment GGACGGCCTGATGAAAAAGGACCCGATTCCCGGCTACCGCCAGCGCCTGATCGACGAAGGCGTGATGACCGAGACCCAGGCCGAGGACATCGCCGCACGCGCCCGCGGCCGTATCGACGAAGCGGTCGCCTTCGCCCGCGAAAGCCCCTACCCACGCCCGGAAGAGGCAATGGAAAAGGTGTTCGTGTAACGCACCGCAGGAACGAGCTCGCTCGCGAACAGCACCGGTGCCACCGGTTCGCGACCAAGGTCGCTCCTACAAGGCGGCACGCGACAGACCGACCCCGTAGGAGCGAGCTCGCTCGCGAAAGAACACCGGAGCCACCGGTTCGCGACCAAGGTCGCGCCTACAAGGCGGCACGTGACAGACCGAACCCGTAGGAGCGAGCTCGCTCGCGAAAGAAGTCCCGAGAACGGCACCAGCCAGAACAACAAGAGGAACACCCATGAACAGCCAAGCCACCATGACCGCCGCCGTCTGGCACGGCCGCAAGGACATCCGCCTGGAACAGGTGCCGCTGCCCGGCGCGCCGCAACCGGGCTGGGTGCAGATCCGCGTGCACTGGTGCGGCATCTGCGGGTCCGACCTGCACGAATACCTCGCCGGGCCGGTGTTCATTCCGGTGGATGCGCCGCACCCGCTCACCGGCATCAAGGGCCAGTGCATCCTCGGCCACGAGTTCTGCGGCGAGATCGTCGCCACCGGTGACGGCGTCGAAGGCTACGCGCCGGGCGACAAGGTCGCCGCCGACGCCTGCCAGCACTGCGGCCAGTGCCGCTTCTGCAAGACCGGCCAGTACAACCTCTGCGAACAGCTGGCCTTCACCGGGCTGATGAACAACGGCGCCTTCGCCGAACTGGTCAACGTCCCCGCCGAGCTGCTCTACCGCCTGCCCGAAGGCTTTCCGCTGGAGGCCGGCGCGCTGATCGAACCGCTGGCGGTCGGCATGCACGCGGTGAAAAAGGCCGGCAGCCTGCTCGGCGAGACGGTGGTGGTGGTCGGCGCCGGCACCATCGGCCTGTGCACCATCATGTGCGCCAAGGCCGCCGGCGCCGGCCAGGTGATCGCCCTGGAGATGTCCGCCGCGCGCAAGGCCAAGGCGCTGGAAGTCGGCGCCACGCGGGTCATCGACCCCAGCGAGTGCGACGCCATTGCCGAGATCAAGGCAATCACCGGCGGCTACGGCGCCGACACCTCCTTCGAATGCATCGGCCACAAGGCCACCGCCAAGCTCGCCATCGACGTGATCCGCAAGGCCGGCCGCTGCGTGATGGTGGGCATCTTCGAGGAGCCCTCGGAATTCAACTTCTTCGAGATCGTCGCCACCGAGAAACAGGTGATCGGCTCGCTCGCCTACGCCGGCGAATTCGCCGATGTCATTGCCCTGATCGCCGACGGCCGCATGAACGTCACCCCGCTGATCACCGGGCGCATCGGGCTGGACAGCATTCTCGAGCAGGGCTTCGAGGAGCTGGCCAACCACAAGGACCGCAACGTCAAGATCATCGTCAGCCCCAGCGCACTGGCCGGCTGAGCAGGAGACCACCATGACCACAGCAGTAAAAGAGAGAAAGCTCACCGTCGCCCGCGCCATGGCTGAAGCCGTGGCCCAGGAGATGCGCCTGGACCCGAAAGTGTTCGTGATGGGAGAGGACATCGGCCAGCTCGGCGGCGTGTTCGGCAACACCCGTGGCCTTTATGAAGAGTTCGGCAAGGAGCGCATCCGCGACACGCCGATCTCCGAGACCGCCTTCATCGGCGCCGCCGTGGGTGCCGCCTCGGACGGCATGCGGCCGATCGTCGAGCTGATGTTCGTCGACTTCTTCGGCGTCTGCATGGACGCCATCTACAACCTGATGGCCAAGAACACCTACTTCTCCGGTGGCAAAGTGCCGGTGCCGATGGTGCTGATGGCCTCCACCGGCGCCGGCTACTCCGACGCTGGCCAGCACTCGCAGTGCCTCTACGGCACCTTCGCCCACCTGCCGGGCATGAAGGTGGTGGTGCCGAGCAATGCCTACGACGCCAAGGGCCTGATGACCGCGGCCATCCGTGACGACAACCCGGTGGTCTACCTCTTCCACAAGGCGCTGCAGGGCATGGGCTGGCTGGGCACCGAGAAAGGCGCCACCGTGCCGGTACCGGACGAGCCCTACATCGTCGAGATCGGCAAGGCCAAGACCGTTCGCGAAGGCCGCGACGTCAGCCTCGTCAGTCTCGGCGCCGGCGTGCATCACGCCCTGCGCGCCGCCGCGCAGCTGGAAAAGGATGGCGTCAGCGCCGAGGTCATCGACCTGCGCAGCCTGGTGCCGCTGGACCGCGAGCACGTCATCGCCTCGGTGAAGAAAACCGGCCGGCTGATCGTGATCGACGAGGACTACCACAGCTTCGGCGTCAGCGGCGAAATCATCGCCAGCGTCGTCGAGCACGACATCGGCATGCTCAAGGCACGCCCGCAGCGGGTGGCCTTCCCCGACATCCCCATCCCCTTCACCCCGGTCATGGAGCAATGGGCCCTGCCCAGCGCGGACAAGATCGTGGCCGCCTATCACGCCATGCATAAGGAATGACGTTTATGAGTACCCCCATCGTGATTGCAGACGACCTCTGGGAAGGCGACGCCGAGGCGGTGATCACCTCCTGGCTGGTCAGCGACGGCGCCGAAGTGGCCGCTGGCGACCTGGTCGCCGAGATCATGTCGGAAAAGGCCCAGTTCGAGATCGAGGCGCCGGTGGCCGGCGTGCTGAAGATTCTCGAGGAAGAAGACGCGGTGATCGCCAAGGGCGCGACCATCGCCCAGGTGGAATAGCCATGACCCAACTGCAAACACTGCCTGCCGAGCGTGCACCCGTCCGGGTGCCACTCAAGGGCATGCGCAAGATGATCGCGGCGAAGATGCTCGAAAGCCTGCAGACCACCGCGCAGCTGACCCACCACGCCGAATGCCGGCTGGATGCGCTGAAAGCCCGTCGGGCCGAACTGAAAGCCGAGGGCAGCGCGGTGTCCGTGCAGGACCTATTGCTGCTCAAGGTGATCGAGACGCTCAAGGCCCATCCCGGACTCAATGCCACGCTGGAGGACGAGGTGATCCACCAGCACGCGGCGGTGCACCTGGGTCTCGCCATCCCACTGCCGGGCGACCTGCTGGTCGCCCCGGCGCTGTTCGATGCCGACCGGCTCGACGGCGAAAGCCTGTCCCAGGCGCGCAAGGCGCTGGTGGACAAGGCCCTGGCCGGCAAGCTGTCGGTCAAGGAGCTGACCGGCGCCACCTTCACCGTCTCCAACCTGGGGCTGTCGCGGGTGCACCACTTCACCCCGGTGCTCAACCCGCCGCAGGTGGCGATTCTCGGCGTCGGCGGCATTCAGCGAAGGCTGGAACTCGGGCCCAGCGGCGAGCTGGTGGAGGTCGAGTGGATGGGCCTGTCGCTGACCTTCGACCACCGTGCGGTGAACGGTGCGCCGGCGGCGGACTTTCTCGACGACCTGTGTCGGCGCATCGAGGGGGACGCCGCATGAACGGCATCGCCCGCTTCACCGTCGCGGCGGGCCTGGACGCCGAGCGGGCGCTGCTGCAGCGCGTCTGCGACGGCCTGTTCGACAGCCAGCTGCTGCTCTGGCGGCCGACCGGGCAGGCGCTGGTGATGCCGAAAAGCTTCGAGCGCCGGCCGGGCTTCGCACTGGCTTCGGGGCGCTGCGCGGCCCAGGGCTGGCCGATCCTGCTGCGCGACACCGGCGGCGAGCCGGTGCCGCAGTCGCCCGCGGTACTCAATGTCGCCCTCGCCTATGCCCTGCCGGCCGGCGACGACGAGGGCCGGCGGATCGACAGTGCTTACGAGCGGCTACTCGAACCGCTTGCCGTATGGCTCGCCGAGCACGAGCTGAAACCCGGTTGCGCCAGCGTTCCGGGGGCCTTCTGCGACGGCCGCTTCAACCTGACCCTGGAGGGCCGCAAGGTCGCCGGCACCGCGCAGCGTTGGCGACGCAGCCGCGACGGCCGCCCGGTGGTGCTGGCCCACGCCGCGGTGCTGATCGACGACTGGCGCGAGCACATGGCCGAAGTCGTCAACCGCTTCTATCACGCCTGCGCCAGCGACCTGCGTTGCGGCGCGGACCGCCACCTGGCCTTGGCCGAGCGACTCCGCGCAGCCTGGTCGGAGGCTGAACAGCTGCCCGAGCACTATCGCCGCGTGCTCGGCTGGCACGGGTTGGAAATCGGCGCACGCGCCGCATCGCCGCCCCGCGTCCTGCCCTGAGCCGGCGCCCGTACTTCCTTTGCGTACACAACAACAAGTCGGCAGCCCGCCTGCCTTTGCACTGGAGGAAACACCCATGAGCCACCCCACCCCGCCCAAGGGCAGCCTGCCCGGCCAGCGCGGCATCCAGCACTTCGGCCTGACCGTGCCCAACCTCGAGGAAGCGGTGAGCTTCTTCTGCGAGGTGCTCGGCTGCGAGCCGTTCTTCGAACTCGGCACCTTCGCCTTCGACGATGACTGGATGCACGAGCACCTCAACGTCAATCCGCGTGCGGTGATCCGCAACTTCCAGATGCTGCGCTGCGGCAATGGCACCAATCTCGAGGTGTTCGAGTATTCGGCACCGGACCAGGCCGACACGCCACCGAAGAACAGCGACATCGGCGGCCACCACCTGGCGTTCTACGTGGACGACATGGACGCCGCGGTGGCCTTCCTCAGGGAACGCGGCATCCGCGTCCTCGGCGAGCCCTCGACCTTCACCGAGGGGCCAGGCAAGGGCCTGACCTGGGTGTATTTCCTCGCCCCCTGGGGCCTGCAGCTGGAGCTGGTCAGTTTTCCCGACGGCATGGCCTACGAACAGGGCCGCAATCGCCTGCTCTGGGACCCGCGCCACCCGGCGCGCTGAACGGGGGCGACCAGCCGAGCGCATGCCGCAGCCTGGCCCTAATGCTGGCCAGGGCCAATAACCCGACAAGAAATAACTAGAACAGCGACATCAGCGCACAGCTTGTATGCGCCGTTGTAAATCACAAGCGAATCAAGAAGAGCAGTTAACGCTTTAACGGCACTCGTCCGCTCAAGGCATACCTGCAACAAAAGCCAATAAAGGAATAACAATAATGAAACCTAAGAAATCATATCTAACGGCACAGCTTGTTATCGCAGCTTCGGTTTTATCAGCTACACCGCTGTACGCATCGGACCGGATGATTACCGACAAGGAATTGTCTGATGAATCAAACACCGCTGACTGGCTGGCTTATGGGCGAACACACTCCGAACAGCGGTTCAGCCCGCTGAAAGATATCAATGTAGACAATGTCAGCGGGCTGAAACCCGAATGGTACGCCCCTCTTCCGGATCGATCCGATATGGTCGGGACGCCCCTGGTCGTCGATGGCGTCATGTATTACGTGGGCGAAATGAACAGAACGCGCGCATTCGATGCCCGCACCGGCAAGAAGCTCTGGGAATACGATCCGCAGGTTTCCAAAGAAATTCTCGACAACAACATGAAGAAGGTCTTCTGGAAACATAGCCGCGGCCTTTCGACCTATGGCGACAAGTTGTTCATCGCCACCTGGGATGGCCGCCTGATCGCGATCAACCGAAAAGACGGCAAGGAAGTCTGGCAAACCCGCACCTTCGATCACGACCAGCCGTTGAATATCACCGGCCATCCCAAGGCCTTCGATGGCAAGGTATTTGTCGGTAACGGCGGAACGGAACTCGGCCCGATGCGCGGTTATGTAACTGCTTACGATGCCGAAACCGGCAAACAGATCTGGCGCTTCTATATCGTGCCCGGCAACCCTGCCGATGGGTTCGAGGACCCTGCTCAGGCAATGGCGGCCAAAACCTGGAGCGGCCGGTGGTGGGAAAACGGCGGCGGCGGCAATGCCTGGCACGGCTGGACATACGACGCCAAGTACAACCAGCTCATCTTTGGCACCGGCAACGGTGGCCCATGGAACATCAAGGTGCGTAGCCCGGAGGGCGGCGACAACCTGTTCCTGTGTTCGGTCGTGGCGGTAGATGCGGATACCGGCAAGTACAAATGGCACGTTCAGACGGCACCCGGCGATACCTGGGACTACAACTCGAACATGGACATCGTGCTGGCCGACCTGAAAATCGACGGCAAGGATGTTGACGCCGTATTGCATGCGCCGAAGAACGGCTTCTTCTACACAATCGACCGCTCGAACGGCAAGGTACTGTCGGCCGAGAAATTCGCCGACGCCAACTGGTCACCCCGCTACGACCTGAAAGAGCAACGCCATATTGTCGCCAAGGACGCCAGATACCCCGATGGCGAGAAGAATATCTACCCTTCGGCCTTCGGCGCTCACTCGTGGCACGCAATGTCCTATAACCCCGAGTTGAACCTTGCCTTTATCCCCACCAACCATCTGGGCAATACCTTCAAGGACGATGGCAAGAACACGAAGCCTGGCCACAAGATGGCGAGCCACAAACTCTATCTGGGCCTGACCGGATGGGAGTTGACCAAGGACCCGCATGAAACTCGCGGTTCGTTGCAGGCCTGGGACCCGGTCAAGAACGAGCGTGTGTGGCAAGTCAACCAGAAGAGCCCATGGGGTGGCGGCACCCTGACCACGGCCGGCAACCTGGTTTTCCAGGGTCAGCCTGACGGCCTGTTCAAGGCCTACGATGCGCGCACCGGCGACGAGCTCTGGTCCTACGACGTAGGCCTTGGCATCTCCGCGCCACCGATTACCTACAAGCTGGACGGCAAGCAGATGGTGTCCCTGCTGGTCGGCCCGGGTGGGGCGCTGGCCTCCAATTTCGGCGGCAACGGTGAGCTGGGTTTCGAAAGCCATGGCTGGAAATACGGTGTGCATGAACGCCGGATCATGACCTTCTCGCTCGACGGAAAAGCGGTCATCCCCAAACAGCCTGCACCGCAGCTGGCCAAGCCCATCATCGACGAGAACTTCAAGGTCGACGCCAAGAAAGCGGAAGCCGGCGCGGGTGCTTTTGCGGAAAACCTCTGTGTCGGCTGCCATGGCGCCGGCGCGGTCGCGGGGATGAAAGCGCCCGATCTGCGGGAGTCGCCAATCCTGCTCTCGGGCAACGAAAAAGCCTTTGAGCGTGTTGTGCGCGGTGGGGCGTTGCTCGCCAACGGCATGCCCAAGTTCCCGGATTTGACGGATGCCGAGCTGGAGAGCATTCGCCACTTCGTTCGCCGGCAAGCGCATGACGGCGTGAAGTCGGGCGGAGGGCACTAGTCCTTCAACGCCAAACCGACCACTTAGCCGGTAATACCGAGAAGCGGTCGAGTTTGGCTGAGCCCGAACCCAAGTGATGGAACGTGCCGGCGACAGCCTTCAATCACGACCGGTTCGGGCTTTCAACTCGGTGGAACCGCCAACGCAGCCACCGTTACCGAGCCACAGGTAATGCCCCATGAGCACAAGCGCTTGCGAATACCGTTCATGCCATAGGCCTTGCACCTGACGCTATTCGCGGCACTGCGCATCGTCACATCCGAAGGATCAGAACAATGACAACAAGCCTGCGCTTCGGCAGCGGCCTTCTCGCCGCCTGCCTGTTCACTTCTGCCCACGCGGCCGAATATTCACCCGACCAGTTCCTGTTCGGCGACTGGAACGGCAACCGCACCCGCCTGCATGAGGCCGGCGTCGACCTGCAGATCACCTACGTCAACGAGCTGGCCTGGAACACGCAGGGCGGCGATGACCACACCGGCACCTATGCCGACCAGGTGATGTTCGACGCCGCGCTGGACCTGGACAAACTGCTGGGCTGGGCCGGCGCCGGCTTTCATTTCACGGTAGTCAACCGCAACGGCGAGAACCTCAACGCCGAAGCCGACCTCGGCGTGCTGCTGCAGCCGCAGGAGATCTATGGCTATGGCAGCACCACCCGGCTGGTGCAGTTCTATTACCAGCAGGCGCTGCTCGACGACCGCCTGCTGATCAAGCTCGGCCGGCTGCCCATGAGCGGGGACATCTACCCCTTCGCCTGCCCGTTCCAGAACCTCGGCTTCTGCGGCACGGTGCCCGGCTACGTCACGCCCAACTGGTACACCTGGCCGATCAGCCAATGGGGCGCTACCGCGCGCTTCCAGCTGAACGAAGAATGGTCGTTGCAGACTGCGCTCTACCAGGTCAACCCGCGCTTCACCGAGCGCGAGCAGGGCCTGAATTTCGGCAGCCCCTCGGGCACCACCGGTTACCACGCGGTCGCCGAACTCGGCTGGACGCCAACCCTGGGCGGGCAACCCGGCGCCTATCGCCTGGGCCTGTGGCGCAACACCGGTGACTTCGAAGACCTCTACCGCGACGGTGCCGGCCGGCCCATGTCGCTATCCGGCGCCGCGGCCGCCGAACACGACCACGCCACGGGCGGCTACCTGATGGCCGAGCAGCAGGTCTGGCAGAGCGCGGCGCTGCCGGCGCGACGGTTGAAGCTGTTTGCCAACTTCATCCAGTCCGACCCGGACGTGACCTATATCGAGCGCATCTGGCAGGTTGGCGGCAGCCTCTCGGCCCCCTTCGCCTCGCGCCCGGATGACGAACTCGGCCTCGGCCTCGGCCGCCTGGAAATCAACGACGACGCCCGCAAGCGCCTGCGCGAACAGGGCGAGCCGGTGCCCGACGTGGAATACCCCGCCGAGCTCTACTACCGCGTGGCGCTGACACCTGCGGTTTCGCTGACGCCAAACGTCCAGTACTTCCACCGGCCGGGCGGTTTCGACGAGGCGGAAGACGTGGTGGTGTTCGGGCTGAAGACGGTGATCAGCTTCTGACCGGCGCATGAAGCGCGGCGACCGCGCAAAGCCGGTCGCCGCCTGCGCTTCGCTCAAGCCTTACTCCCCAGAGCTCCTCAATCTTCACCTTTGCGTACCCCCCCCGTGGGTGTGCCAAATCAGCGTGCTGCCGAATGAATATGGTCGTACCCGATCGATTGTCCCGATCGCCCGCAGCAAGACCAGCTGGCGTAGGGATTAACCGCAAGCAATTTGAAACCGGCGGGCGGGTCACCTCCTTTCACTGACTTGTTCCACTTGTTCTAACCGCGGCATCACCGACTGCGCCGCGTTGGGACGGTGTGACCCGGTGCGCACCATCGACGGGCGCCGAAGGGCTGGGAAGCCGCCTGATCAAGTGGTCAGCCGCAGGCCGAAATCCGTTCCCAAAACAGCAACATAGTTCCGATCCGCGGCGTTCTGGCACAGCCGGTGCACCTTCAAAAGCAGGCGTCATGCCCTGTTAGTACAAGTTGCTCAACCGCCAAGGTGAAGACAAATGGACAACCGGAATAGCCTGCTTGCGACCTCGTTACTCGGATCGGTACTGCTGTTCAGCGGCCCGCTGGCAGCGGAAACCATCCGCATCGGAATTGGCCATCAGAGCATGGTCACCAACACCGTTTCCGGCGGCATCGTGCTGGAGAAGCTCGACCTGCTGAACAAGCACCTGCCGCGAACCGGCAAGTATGCGGACGCCGACTACCGGATCGAGTTTCGCGACTACGACTCCGGCCCGCCGATCACCAACCAGATGCTCGCCGGCAAGCTCGACTTCGGTGTCATGGGCGACTACCCGCTGATCGTCAATGGCGCCAAGTTCCAGGCCACCGGCAAGCAGCAGACGCGCTTCATTGCCGTGACCGGCTACAACCTCAAGGGCACCGGCAACGGCATCGTGGTGCCCAAGGACTCACCCGTGCAGTCGCTTGCCGACCTCGCAGGCAAGAGCCTGTCCACGCCGGTCGGCAGTGCGGCCTGGGGCATGACCCTGAAGGTGCTGCGCGACGCAGGGCTGTCCGACAAGGTGACGCTGGTCAACCAGAGCCCACCGGTGGGCGCGGCGAACATTGCCGCCGGCAAGATCGACGCGCATGCCGACTTCTGCCCCTGGTCAGAGATCATGGAGTTCCGCGGCACCGCGCGGAAGATCTACGACGGCAGCGAGGCCGGCATCCCCACCTTCCACGGCATCGTGGTGCGCGACGACTTCGCCAAGCAGTACCCCGAGGTGGTCGAGGGCGTGCTCAAGGCCACCCTGGCCGCGCAGCAATGGATCAGCGACGACCCACGGCGCGCCGCGGAAAAGGTCGCCGAGTGGACCGGCGTGGAGAAGGAAGTGCTGTATCTGTATTTCAGCCAGGGCGGCATTTCGACCATGGAGGCGAGCATCAAGCCGCAGTGGGTCGAGGCGATGAAATACGACCACGCCCTGCTGCAGCAGGAAATGCAGATCCCCGATCTGGATTTCGCCGCCTGGATCGACGACAGCTACCTGAAGAAAGCCTACTCCGACATGGGCCTGGACTACGCCGCCGCGGTCGCCAGCGTGGTTAGCCCGGTCGCCCGCGCGCCAGGACGCAAACCGGCGGAGATCTGGTTCCAGGACCAGGGCATCGTCGCCTACGACAGCACCGCCGCCATGCTCGCTGCCGAAGCCAACGCCGAGGCGTCCGGCAACGCCATCAACGCCACCTACGTCTACGACAACCTCACCGGCCTGAAGCTGTTCGGCAAGGCGGCCTACCTGGTCAAGGACGCCAGCGGCGAGGTGCTGGCCTTCATGAAGAAAAGCGACTCGGAGCAGCACATCGCCCAGCACGGCGGCAGCGCCCTGCTGACCGATGCACCCGTGGCGATGCTGGACTGAGCCCCTGCGCGGCCCGTGCCACGGGCCCGCCTCAAGCCGAGGAGTGACCGCATGAGCGTCAAACCGACCCCCCTGTTCGATAGCGAACCGGCAACGCCAGAAGCCGACCGGCCGCTGCTCACCGCTGCGCCGGCTCCCCAGGCAGCGCCGGCTGCCACCGCTTCCGCGCCGCGTCGCCTGCCGCCGATGGCCGGGCGTTACCTGGTGCGCGTGCTGGCGCTGCTCGCAGCCGTGCTGATCTGGCACCTGGCGACCGCCACGGGCTTCAACCTGTTCATCAATTTCGAGAACGTGCCGGCACCGCTGCTGGTGGGCCAGACGCTGATCCAGCAGCTGGGCAGCAGCGAGTTCTACCTGCACATCGTCCACAGCCTGGAACGCATCGCGCTGGCCTATGCCTACGCCGTGGTGCTCGGCATCCTTTGCGGCGTGCTGATCGGCCGTTCGCGCTGGGCCGAGGACATCCTGCTGCCCTACATCGAGCTGTTCCGACCGATTCCGGCGGTGGCCTGGATTCCGCTGGCGATCCTGATGCTACCGACTGAGCAGTCGAGCATCGTCTTCATCACCTTTCTCGGCGCCTTCTTCCCCATTGTGCTGAACACCGTGCACGGCGTGGAGCAGACGCCGGACGTGCTGGTGCGTGCCGCCCGCAGCCTGGGCGCCAGCGATCGGGCGATCCT is part of the Stutzerimonas balearica DSM 6083 genome and harbors:
- a CDS encoding 2,3-butanediol dehydrogenase, translated to MTAAVWHGRKDIRLEQVPLPGAPQPGWVQIRVHWCGICGSDLHEYLAGPVFIPVDAPHPLTGIKGQCILGHEFCGEIVATGDGVEGYAPGDKVAADACQHCGQCRFCKTGQYNLCEQLAFTGLMNNGAFAELVNVPAELLYRLPEGFPLEAGALIEPLAVGMHAVKKAGSLLGETVVVVGAGTIGLCTIMCAKAAGAGQVIALEMSAARKAKALEVGATRVIDPSECDAIAEIKAITGGYGADTSFECIGHKATAKLAIDVIRKAGRCVMVGIFEEPSEFNFFEIVATEKQVIGSLAYAGEFADVIALIADGRMNVTPLITGRIGLDSILEQGFEELANHKDRNVKIIVSPSALAG
- a CDS encoding alpha-ketoacid dehydrogenase subunit beta, which produces MTTAVKERKLTVARAMAEAVAQEMRLDPKVFVMGEDIGQLGGVFGNTRGLYEEFGKERIRDTPISETAFIGAAVGAASDGMRPIVELMFVDFFGVCMDAIYNLMAKNTYFSGGKVPVPMVLMASTGAGYSDAGQHSQCLYGTFAHLPGMKVVVPSNAYDAKGLMTAAIRDDNPVVYLFHKALQGMGWLGTEKGATVPVPDEPYIVEIGKAKTVREGRDVSLVSLGAGVHHALRAAAQLEKDGVSAEVIDLRSLVPLDREHVIASVKKTGRLIVIDEDYHSFGVSGEIIASVVEHDIGMLKARPQRVAFPDIPIPFTPVMEQWALPSADKIVAAYHAMHKE
- a CDS encoding lipoyl domain-containing protein — its product is MSTPIVIADDLWEGDAEAVITSWLVSDGAEVAAGDLVAEIMSEKAQFEIEAPVAGVLKILEEEDAVIAKGATIAQVE
- a CDS encoding 2-oxo acid dehydrogenase subunit E2 — protein: MTQLQTLPAERAPVRVPLKGMRKMIAAKMLESLQTTAQLTHHAECRLDALKARRAELKAEGSAVSVQDLLLLKVIETLKAHPGLNATLEDEVIHQHAAVHLGLAIPLPGDLLVAPALFDADRLDGESLSQARKALVDKALAGKLSVKELTGATFTVSNLGLSRVHHFTPVLNPPQVAILGVGGIQRRLELGPSGELVEVEWMGLSLTFDHRAVNGAPAADFLDDLCRRIEGDAA
- a CDS encoding lipoate--protein ligase family protein; the encoded protein is MNGIARFTVAAGLDAERALLQRVCDGLFDSQLLLWRPTGQALVMPKSFERRPGFALASGRCAAQGWPILLRDTGGEPVPQSPAVLNVALAYALPAGDDEGRRIDSAYERLLEPLAVWLAEHELKPGCASVPGAFCDGRFNLTLEGRKVAGTAQRWRRSRDGRPVVLAHAAVLIDDWREHMAEVVNRFYHACASDLRCGADRHLALAERLRAAWSEAEQLPEHYRRVLGWHGLEIGARAASPPRVLP
- a CDS encoding VOC family protein — its product is MSHPTPPKGSLPGQRGIQHFGLTVPNLEEAVSFFCEVLGCEPFFELGTFAFDDDWMHEHLNVNPRAVIRNFQMLRCGNGTNLEVFEYSAPDQADTPPKNSDIGGHHLAFYVDDMDAAVAFLRERGIRVLGEPSTFTEGPGKGLTWVYFLAPWGLQLELVSFPDGMAYEQGRNRLLWDPRHPAR
- a CDS encoding PQQ-dependent dehydrogenase, methanol/ethanol family, translating into MKPKKSYLTAQLVIAASVLSATPLYASDRMITDKELSDESNTADWLAYGRTHSEQRFSPLKDINVDNVSGLKPEWYAPLPDRSDMVGTPLVVDGVMYYVGEMNRTRAFDARTGKKLWEYDPQVSKEILDNNMKKVFWKHSRGLSTYGDKLFIATWDGRLIAINRKDGKEVWQTRTFDHDQPLNITGHPKAFDGKVFVGNGGTELGPMRGYVTAYDAETGKQIWRFYIVPGNPADGFEDPAQAMAAKTWSGRWWENGGGGNAWHGWTYDAKYNQLIFGTGNGGPWNIKVRSPEGGDNLFLCSVVAVDADTGKYKWHVQTAPGDTWDYNSNMDIVLADLKIDGKDVDAVLHAPKNGFFYTIDRSNGKVLSAEKFADANWSPRYDLKEQRHIVAKDARYPDGEKNIYPSAFGAHSWHAMSYNPELNLAFIPTNHLGNTFKDDGKNTKPGHKMASHKLYLGLTGWELTKDPHETRGSLQAWDPVKNERVWQVNQKSPWGGGTLTTAGNLVFQGQPDGLFKAYDARTGDELWSYDVGLGISAPPITYKLDGKQMVSLLVGPGGALASNFGGNGELGFESHGWKYGVHERRIMTFSLDGKAVIPKQPAPQLAKPIIDENFKVDAKKAEAGAGAFAENLCVGCHGAGAVAGMKAPDLRESPILLSGNEKAFERVVRGGALLANGMPKFPDLTDAELESIRHFVRRQAHDGVKSGGGH
- a CDS encoding carbohydrate porin; the protein is MTTSLRFGSGLLAACLFTSAHAAEYSPDQFLFGDWNGNRTRLHEAGVDLQITYVNELAWNTQGGDDHTGTYADQVMFDAALDLDKLLGWAGAGFHFTVVNRNGENLNAEADLGVLLQPQEIYGYGSTTRLVQFYYQQALLDDRLLIKLGRLPMSGDIYPFACPFQNLGFCGTVPGYVTPNWYTWPISQWGATARFQLNEEWSLQTALYQVNPRFTEREQGLNFGSPSGTTGYHAVAELGWTPTLGGQPGAYRLGLWRNTGDFEDLYRDGAGRPMSLSGAAAAEHDHATGGYLMAEQQVWQSAALPARRLKLFANFIQSDPDVTYIERIWQVGGSLSAPFASRPDDELGLGLGRLEINDDARKRLREQGEPVPDVEYPAELYYRVALTPAVSLTPNVQYFHRPGGFDEAEDVVVFGLKTVISF
- a CDS encoding ABC transporter substrate-binding protein; translation: MDNRNSLLATSLLGSVLLFSGPLAAETIRIGIGHQSMVTNTVSGGIVLEKLDLLNKHLPRTGKYADADYRIEFRDYDSGPPITNQMLAGKLDFGVMGDYPLIVNGAKFQATGKQQTRFIAVTGYNLKGTGNGIVVPKDSPVQSLADLAGKSLSTPVGSAAWGMTLKVLRDAGLSDKVTLVNQSPPVGAANIAAGKIDAHADFCPWSEIMEFRGTARKIYDGSEAGIPTFHGIVVRDDFAKQYPEVVEGVLKATLAAQQWISDDPRRAAEKVAEWTGVEKEVLYLYFSQGGISTMEASIKPQWVEAMKYDHALLQQEMQIPDLDFAAWIDDSYLKKAYSDMGLDYAAAVASVVSPVARAPGRKPAEIWFQDQGIVAYDSTAAMLAAEANAEASGNAINATYVYDNLTGLKLFGKAAYLVKDASGEVLAFMKKSDSEQHIAQHGGSALLTDAPVAMLD
- a CDS encoding ABC transporter permease, translating into MSVKPTPLFDSEPATPEADRPLLTAAPAPQAAPAATASAPRRLPPMAGRYLVRVLALLAAVLIWHLATATGFNLFINFENVPAPLLVGQTLIQQLGSSEFYLHIVHSLERIALAYAYAVVLGILCGVLIGRSRWAEDILLPYIELFRPIPAVAWIPLAILMLPTEQSSIVFITFLGAFFPIVLNTVHGVEQTPDVLVRAARSLGASDRAILWHVVIPGAMPSIVAGLAIGMGVAWFSLLAGEIISGQYGIGYFTWTSYTLVKYPEIIIGMLTIGGLGTLCTLLVRKACVPLLRWQQQGGRS